From Penaeus chinensis breed Huanghai No. 1 chromosome 29, ASM1920278v2, whole genome shotgun sequence:
TAGGCCTACCTATTTTCACCATTTTACCCCACTCCTTGAAGTGTcatattttaaaaatctattgctattatcctttaTCATGTTAAAGAAACAgtaccaaaaaataaaataaaacatttacaaaTATTCATGAAATGAGGTAAATAGGTGAGGTATGTAAAGTACGCCTAGTAATTGACTCATTGATACTTAAGCACTTGTGAAGCATCTGTGTATAAACAAAATTAGTAAAAGAAGAGTACAGTGAAAAGCGCATTGTAGTTCTAGCATCAACAAGACCATAGAATAGAATTTTAATGAAGGAATGTCCTTATATAGGAATattgtaataaaagaaaagaattctCAGCACAAATGGAACATTGCCTTAATTTGATAGTGGCTCTGTATAGGATATTTTAGTTAGTGTCATTTGAAGTTtaaaatcttccttttctttccttgaaAGATTTGCTGAACAAGGTGAGCAAGGGATGTACATGCAGCAGGATGCCTCTGAGTGCTGGAATGAACTTACCAGACTTTTGATGCAAGAAGTTCCTTCAAAAGATGcagagaagacagacaaaaagttttcgtaagtaatttttttttttgcagttttccCATTGTATTTTTGTCTGCAGGTAATTTGGAAATATTGTATGATTCAGCAATGCTCACAGGAATACTATATTTATTCTTTCAGATCATCCCTCATTGACCAGTACTTCTCTGGAGAGTATTCATGTGAGTGGAAATGcatagaaagtgaagaagaaggcgTGACACATAACACAGATAAATTCCAGCAACTCATGTGCCATATCAACCAAGATGTAAAGTACCTACATACTGGTCTTACAGCCAAGATGGAGGTAagatcctttcctcttcagaatgTTTATTGTCTGTGTTGAAGAAACTTGATATTTACATTAATTTTGGCTATTCAGGTATTCATGATTTCACAACTCTCAGTTAGCGTTGCTCTACTCCATATTGGTAAGATACATTAAAACCAGAAGATTTATTAGATTGAGGCTGTAGATGTGATTGGCCTGTTTGTGCCTTAGTGGAGACCTTCatatcacttttctcttttcaggAACACATTGAGAAAAGATCACCTGTGTTAGACCGAGATGCAAAATATGTGAAAAAATCTAAAATTTCCAGATTACCAGCCTATTTAACTGTAGTTATGGTCAGGTAAATGTCTTTCATGAGAGTCAGTTCTACATCCTACATATGATATACCTTATGGCAAACTAAACACTAAGGCTGTTACATATCTGAACttgctgtttgtgtatgtatttcagAATCTCAAAGCTGTCATTTCTTTCAGGTTTTTCTATAAAGAGAAAGGAGCAGTCAATGCCAAAATTCTTAAAGATGTCAAATTCCCAATGAACCTAGATGTCTATGAACTTTGTTCACCAGAACTACAGAAAAAGTTACAACCAATCAGAGAAAAATACAAGGTATTTTACTGTTGTTTATCTTTACAATAGGGAATGCCGAGACTATTTGTTTTTGAATTTATCATACATTTAAAAGAACTTTGTGACAAGGGCAGAAATTGGAGGGAATGAGACTGATTAACCGTATTTTAAGTATTAATTGTATTTAGTGCATTTTGATttaatcttcataaaaaaaaaatacacgtaatAAAATGTGTATTTTTGATGAAGATTTCATTGAAATGTAGCAGATGCATCTCTTGCACTCTGTAGGTAACCTTTCTCGTTCATATCTTTTTCACTACATTAGGATGGCCCTTTGTTCCAAGGAATCAGTTGTTGCTTAGAAAATTCTGCAAATTACCACAAAGTACTTATGGCGTTAGAGAGCCATATACTCCCAAGTCTTTATGCCTACCAATTTGCAAAGTCATTTTTATATTCTCATTTTATGCAAAACGTATTTGGCTTTTTGGGCATTTTTTGCATTATCTAGATGGTAATAGtattttttctttgcacaaaCTCCAATCATCTCTCTAAGTTATCTACAACTTGATGCcaagaaaataaaactaacactatcttatttgtgtgattttttttatttttatgaatattcatttttCTATAATACAACCTGTGTTGCTGCTCATGGCACCAGGAACATTCATACATCGATAGGAAAAATCGCCAGATGAATAATATAATGTAGATTTGTGCACCCATGGCAGGTTTTTTCCATCACCCTGGCCCTTCAGCCACAATGCTCACAATGTCAGGTACATGTCGCCCAgtctacagccagattttcccttgATGGCATATTCACGTCACCCGCCCCTCAACCTGGATTTTTTCTTGACGTGACAGTCACGTTAACTGGATCCAAGGGGTTGATATGGGGCCtagattttgtatttatttatatttttagaagTTGTACTGATGTTGCaatattgtttttaaaaaaaatccttgttcCCCAAAATAGTATACTTTCTATTCTACAAAATGCAACATAAATGTAGATAATCATATAAGTATTTACAAAAGTTAcaagcaacccccccccaaaaaaaaaaaaaaaaaaaaaaaagataaaaaagtatggTGGTTTAAATACTTATAGCAAACGAACAGATGTAGTACCACTCTACAGACTTGAATTGCTGTTGTTAGGGcttgttgagaggttatatacatCAGAGATGTTGGTTCAAGTGAATTCAATGAGCACATGATTTTGATATAATTGTATTGTAAAGATTCATAAAATTATTTAATTAGGTGCTTCCATTGACTGAGTAATGTGTGTTACCCTTTATgtgcatggggaggggggtaacaGAAAAGGCCAATGTGTCTACATTTTTAATTATTTCCCTACCAAACTGTCACAATGTAGGGCCGTGTTTCCAAATCACCTTTTTTTCAGATATCAAAAATATTcaattaaaaattatattgacCATCCCTTGGGGAAAATACACTGGTTCTATATTGTTTTGTtcgaatatttattatttttgccaaAAGATGGCTCCAGAAGCATTTATTTGGTCAGTAttgtatcctcatcatcattgtattattttattttactattcttttattttattatcattggtattaatgttattaatactaatatcattattatatatactgtttgctttttataaaaatgataatggtgatcttcCTGATAGTTGTCAtttatttgtcatcatcattattattattcatcaacattttttgttatcattgttgggtTCATCTTCatgaatcatcatcaccactccctcccccccccccaaaaaaaaaaaaaaaagtccaggattgaggtgaggtgaggtaagCCTGGCAAATGAATTCTtggtaaataagtgtgtgtggtgCCATGTGTgtattaaaaagaggaaaaacaaatagaaattcAAAGCTATAGAGGATAGTGGATGAATACATGCCCTGGCACCAGGTAAAGATCTTATCATTGTTAAAAGTTTTGATAATAGAACAGCTGAAATACAAGCAGAGTCATACCATATGTAGGTTAAGAGTTCTACTTCTTCTTACTAACAGTAGCTAAAATTGATGCCTAATGGTATCCTATAAATGCATTGATACATATTTAGAAAATCTTTTGGAAATATAAGGAAATGTTACAAATGTTCTTATGTAACTTCTAGAGGTGTCagtgtataaaatgtatacatcttATTCCCTTGCTGTTGGGTGTGTTCTTGATATTCAAACCTTCGTATCTGGGTGGTAGCAAGCCGGGTTTTGTTTCATCACCCTAACATGTGGCCGTTTGGATGCAATGCCAGCATTCCTTGCCTTTTCTTTGTAACACTAGAACTATTGTATTATACTTTTCTTAGGTCTATATTTGCCATATTTGCTGATAAGTCAAGACAGTAAAACAGTTTTTCCAttaattataatttcttttactCTGAGTAAAATAAGCATTATATGGTGTAATTAAGTTATAACTATAgtttatattgcattttttttttttaggttattttataagataaattaaaaattttGCATTATTTCTCTGCCCAGACTGTAGctttatatattcaatttattatcatgatataacATGATAATTACATTTAGAGGGTCATGTTTACACTGTTTTAGTACATTAAGTGCTCTAGACTCCGTACAAaagctgtcttttttctttcttttctttctttctttttcttgcccaATCCCTCACATAACCTAACCCATCTGCACATCTATGTTACtgacacacttatacatacacactctcacacagtcGCATCATGACACTTGTTTTAGAAATTGAGGCCCAATTACCAATGTAATATTTCAAACACCTAACCTAGGGGGCCCAAGAAGCCCATGTGAAATGtaaagtataagaaaaataagaaatacttaCGCACATTTTCAGTGGCAAAAAACTCATGGCATGACCATACATTCACCTGGTGTACAGGATTGGTGCTCCatggcatgtatgcatatgccaaCTGGCAACTGTGGCTTACTGAAGAACTCACTGTATATATCTTAATCCTTGTGAGGGTGGTTTCCAAATagtaaaaataggaaaatgatgtAATACAAACATTTTGATCAgcttattaaataaaaaataatatattaatatataactgtataagTAGCAATAAAACAACAGATTTGTGCACTTGCTGACCCTACTAGCGGTCGTATTGTGTTAATATAAGATAGATATTTGATATAAGGTGCAAGGTGGTAAATTTATGGTGGATcaatccctcttttttttaagatattactTTTAACTGaaaaatttatcatatatatatatatgaatgtgatttttattttgaCAGGACATGGATGATAGGAAGCTTGAAGAAGACAAAGCAAAGAGAAGGGGTAAACCCATTTCGGAGGATAAGAAGCCAAAGACAAAGAAACTCCCATATTCCTTTGAGGATGGTTAGTTCTTATTGCTGTGGGCTAAAATGCTTTCATAATCTTTCTGTCACAGATTTTATGTCTAATTTCCCAAGATTTGACATGTATCATTAGGATTACTGTCAACAAGTCTCATTGCACAAAAAGCTCAAATTCATTttaaagtagataaaaaaaagaaccgAGAATTTTGATATTACGTATGACAGTATCTATTTTGTGAATGAAAAGTAAATGCTTGGTTGAGCTTTAGCAAAGTTGAAAAGTAATTTTATTTCTATACCAAAATAAAACTGCATTtcaatttttttcatttgttcctttgtttctcCCGATACAGATTTAGGCAGCAACAACAGTGGTTACTACCAGCTTCAAGCTGTTTTAACTCACCAAGGTCGCTCCTCCTCATCGGGTCATTATGTCAGCTGGGTACGATGGCGTGGTGATGAATGGCtcaaatgtgatgatgatgatgtcacgCCTGTCACTGAAGAAGAAATCCTGAGGCTGTCTGGAGGAGGTAGTATATTTAGGTCTTTTTTCAGTTGAGAGGAATCTGTGCAAAGGAATGGATGTAGTTCACCAAGGTTTTACTGTATAACTATCAGTGACATTTTATTGATGTTTGAATACTTTATCCCCCAGTCCCATGCCCATTtttgttggagagagggagaagatggagactgaggccctATGTTGGGGATCTctcctaccttgggcctcagtcctTGGCTCAACCAATTTTgtgtggtcttttttttttccttcccatttttttccttctccttttcaatcCATTATGTCCACTTCCTTAGAtgtgagagccatgttgaaaggataaaatgctggctttgtgtcagtcctgaatggcctcagGGAGCCATGGGTACAGTATTCCCGTTTAGttatctagcccttacccctcatagGCACCCTGAGGAGTGAACCCTTAGTCTTCCCCATATACTCCATGCTTACCATGATCAGTAATGATTTTGtatccttattaggggcattgaggCTTATCCCTTTATCAACTACCTCCACTGAGATTCATTGGTCATGACTGAATGCTTATATTACTACCCTTCCTCAATACCAACTCACCCATTCCAAATCACCCACCCATGTCATTACCCAACTTTCAGAaaacattcctttctctctctcaatatcataTCCTccaatcttcatcattttcaactCACCTTTTactttattactactcttcatccatATTGTTCACCTACCCACAGTACTACCTTGCTCAacaccattctctcttcctcccatccttgtCCTTCAACTATTTTGATCTCTACAAATCTTAAGTACTTTTTAGCCCACCTAAATTGGATTGATTTTTTATGAGTCCCCCTACATCCCCTTCTTCCAACAATGTGTCCAAAaataagtaggcaaagtttccttacACAGTTGTTTTGATAGTTCAtgtcttgtcacagttacatctgagtcccaggCTTGTACAATACCTGGCTAgcctcactggcaaacccattcctggcCAACCTTACTCCTCCCTTATTACTTGTACTGGGACTGTTTCCATCTTCCTGGCTGAATACCTTGTTTATGACAAGGGTTGATCAGTCTGAAAATGACCTGTTTGCCTACTGCATTCATTATGAGACAGAATCAGTACAGGCTACTGAAAGTCCTACATTAACCCATCACCACCAGGTAACAGATATCCCTGAGCGTGATAAACTcaggtgatttctggcaacggccAAACACTAGGCGTGGGTGTCTGTTACATTAAGCAGAACATCCCTTACCACACACTCTGGCTCATTACCATGTGTACAGGCATACCTCGCAgaccaagtggtttgttatgacaccgGTGCATATGACCCATCTGAAACACATTAATATTGTTAAGATTACTTTCTGTTGACCTGACCTCCTCcatgatattgatattggtagAGAGTCCTATCCTGTCTGACCATATCGACCCCTCCCTTGTCAGTGTTAGAAATGTTGGGGTTTTAGCCCCCCTGTTAAGAACTGTTGTTCCACAGCCTGCTGCCctctgtgcccaacctggccatgatGATTCAAACTGACCTATGCAATCAAAGCACTTGCCAATtgcggtggctcccataatgtattttatatgggCTGCCCTACCTTCAACTCCAAGTCTGAGGTGGCAGCCTCAGATTCAACCTTAGCCTTACTTTACACAAAGCCAGGCAATTAGCAGGTCAACAAggattttctcttgctctctcctccagTGCTGTCCTTCACTCTGTCGCTCCTCtccccaagatgtttctacatctcccccaaCATCTCTTCCTCTGTGTGGTTCATTGGTAGCATTCTTGTCTacctgtgtggtgcagtggtagtatTCTCGTCTACCAGTCTTGTTCATCTGCGTTCAAATCCTGCAATTTCTACTTCCCCAgtgcctacccttcctccttctcactctgccCACCACCTCAGACAATCTAAACATTTCATCCCATCTACTGAATTCTCTCCtacacctacctcttcctctgcccctcaaATGTCTGTCCCCACTTCtcttcataagaaaacctttattACCCCGACCTCCCCAACCACCTCCCTTTCAAATATTCCAAACTATCTAATAATGACCCTAATAACATACCTATCCCTCATCCCTGATTCATGTTCCCCCAACACTCCATTCTCCCCCTGCTTTATCTgcaccaccaccccttccctccctgttatCCCTTCTGCTTAATCATGGATACATATGTGACTCCCTTTAGTCACAACAGTGCCTTTCCTagatcctccccttcctgacatTCCTCCTGAAACTGCTCTTTGATCCAATTGCCCTTAACTTCCCTTTCCAGTATTGCTAATCCCATGTGGAGATTAGTGGGGAATTCCATGCAATTTCCCTTTACAACTTTTACCTCCTCAGATGTATACAtatcctccatttgatctaatcacttttttttttgttaatccctaccttaacccatttactcacccTCTCAACCCTCGtccttcttttcacttttcaATACCGTACTATCCTAAACTGCTGTACGACTTTTGACTTATATTACATTTAATTGTCAGCTTGCACCACTCTTTACCCTTTTTGCTACCACACCtttctagcatatttattttgcattGTAACATTAACCAATTGAATACTTTATGAGTACCTCATTGTACGAAAAAGCAGGGTGCAGTGTGTTGAACTGGAAAATTGATACTGTATTAATTTTTTATTGATAGTTttaaattttcataattataatttctagaggtttttacatttatgaatttttatttatgtatttattatttatatgataaaaatatattgttacaAATTACCACAGCCCCATTTTATGCTTAAAATATCTTGCATTCCAGGTGATTGGCATTGTGCCTACATTTTGCTGTATGGTCCAAGAGTTCTAGAGATTCTGGATGAAGATGAGAAGCAGCCAGCAGCTGAAGAGGTCAAGATGGAaacggagtgagggagaaaaggcaTAGAACAGCTTTGCAATTTTAGTCATCTCAAATCAGGAGAATAGATAATTGTTGAAACTGACAAGAAGAACAGATTTTTCACAGATTTTCTTGGGCCACCAAATGCTAATGTAATATAACACAAGTACTCACAAGGAGatgagtattttttcttttatgatagaATGTATTCAACTTCCATATTCTTAGATTCATGTTTTAGGAGAATGTGGTGAGGAAGATatgatattttgttaattttatggGTATGGGAGAGCATACTCTTAAATGGCAACGTCATTGCCTTGTTTTCTAATTATTGTTTGTATGTTCATCCCAAGCTGAGAAAATGGTTAAATTAAACTATTAAACTCAAAATGATATGTTTTATTCGTGAACTTGCAAGTGATTTAGCTGCAGTGTATGCCTTGAAGTCTGAAATTCTCAAAAACCTGATTATTAAGCTATGCCTTTCTTCAGGCAAGTActttaaaaagagtgaaaaaacagTCAGTTTTTCCCTGAGACTAATAATCTGTTCTGTTTACTCCATACATTAGTATAGAGTAGGATATACCctgtaatatttttaattttctgttgTATCAATTCAAAAAATCTTGAGTGACTGCTCAAAACCTGTCTCCTGGGAGAAATGAACAATGATGAATACAGTTTTCTCAGGAGCTTTACCCAAAATACTATACAGTATTATCCCCCTGCATATATCTGTGTAGAGAATGAACCATGTTTTAAATTCACTACCTACCTATTCAGTAAAACTAAGGAAGGCCTTCATGAagattaattttcatattataaGGACTTGTTGTTTTGTAGACCTTGGTCATTATTGTCTGAACTGTTATCAGCATATTCAATTCACCAATAAAAAACACTTCTTGGTGAACCAAACAGCATGTGGAAATTGCTTTCAATAATTTGACCATGAGTGTTTTTGTAGAATAGTTTCCTGTTGTgaaataatgatttcaataatataattatataatcctACAGCCTATGCATAAAAAATGGACTAAGACTGTCCTGGACTTCTATCTACTTGGAATACAATGAGAAAAGATAAATCTCAAAGTAACCAATCAGGTTGCCTAGAGTACAATGAGAAAATCAAATCAATCAAGGTAATCAATCAAAAACAATTGGCAAATAACACTTGCCAGAAGTATCCTAGAAACACACCGGAACTGAATACTGGATGTGTACAGTCGAAAGTAAGGCTGCTTTCACCGCTCGCCCAAACCGTAGTTGGGAGCACATTAACTTCCCAATATCCGCTGGGTATGAAAAGGTCAGATCTGATGCCTTCTACCAACAGATTAACATTTAATGGGTTGCATGGGATAGCAACCTCTCCTACTTAATAGTTTCAGAATTCTGACCCTGTCACTTCTGTTTCAGTCTACTGTTAGTGAAGACAACTCCAGCTAGGCACATTCACCTAAAAATAATGGGACTTCTCCAGTACCCACCTCTATACAGATGGCTCCCAATCCACCTTTTGGTACTGGTTTCACCGTAGTCTCTCCATACACACAACTTCCAACACATGTAAATTTGCAATTTCCTCATCCTTCATCTTCACTGACTCGCAACTTATTATCACCCTATCAACTCTATAGTCCGTAAGATACAAGATCAATTGCTTTATCTGCCTACACGACAGAAAGCAGTGAATTTTTGCTGGATACCCAGCCATGTCGGGATCCCTGGCATTGAACAAGCAGATACTGTACATTGGCATGATCCGTCACCTTATCCACAACCCACCAACCCCGACTTTTATACATTCCAGCCACCGACTACTACCCATCCCACCTTTAAAACTTTCCTCTATAACTGTTAGCAATCCTGGTCAAGTCTGACCACCAATAAACTGTAAACCATTAAACCTTACATCTCTTCTTGGTCGGTCCTGCACCACCGGAACAGACGCTGGGAAATTGCCCTGGCCCGTTTACAAATAGGTCACACCCACCTCACGCATTCAGACTTCATGTTAAGCTCTTAGGTTCCTTAcgcaatgttcctctttcagtcccacataccCTACCATCCTGCCCTCGCTTTACAGAAGCCTGAACCCTTGCTTTTCATTACTTGTCCTCCCTTTACTCAGAGGCATAAGACTCTCCATTTAATCTAATCACTCTCTTTCCTTAACCTTTCCCCCTTCTATCAATCCCTGTCCTACGCCATTTACTCCCCTTCTTTCTACTCCTTTCATTACCATACAATCTTACAATGTCATATGACCATTATGACCGAAgacattttgttttaataaagaACTTGAAACTCCTCTCATCACAACACTTTATCATAGTGCTGTATGGGTTGTGGTGTCTATCACATTTATTTACGTGAAACTTTAAACATTAAACATAATGGGAAAATATCTGGTAGATAAAGTTCCGAACTCATAAATGCATGGTACTCCAGCTCACCAGATCATACATGGTACGTCTACATATTAAGAACAACAATTGGCAAGTATCACGTACATATCTCCGAGTACACCGTACACGATTTCATCTTCAGACTACACAGGGACTACACATATGAAACCAATAGTACTGCACTCGGTCTACTcccaggaaaggaaaaactggcaacttacCCCACGATATGGCGACTCCGGTCTTTGGGGAAAAAAGTGGTgctgaagaaaaaaacgaatatattgCATTTAACTTTTGTAAATCCAAACATATGTaagaataagtaatatatatatatttgtatatatatatgtatatgtatgtataaatacatacatatatttatatatgtatatgtatatgtatgtataaatacatacatatatttatatatatattcatatatatataatatatatatatacatacatacatacacacaaaatgtgtgtgtgtgtgtgtgtgtatttgtatatatacatatatatgtatatacatatatatgtatatacatatatatgtatatgtatacacacacacacatgatgtatgtatgtatatatatatatatatatatatatatatatatatatatattgtgtgtgtgtgtctgtgtacacatgaacgtgtatatatacatatatatatatgtatgtatatatatatatatatttatgtatatatatttatatatatacacatatatgtatgaacataaatatatatatatattcatatatatgtataaataaatacatatgtatacatatatatatatatatatatatata
This genomic window contains:
- the LOC125040635 gene encoding ubiquitin carboxyl-terminal hydrolase 14-like → MTVFSVNVKWGKEMYPGIELDTAEPPMVFKAQLFALTGVQPHRQKIMLKGATIKDETWNGVKLKDGATVLMMGSKEEDVPVEPTEKTAFVEDMTEAERNSALELPVGIKNLGNTCYLNAVIQCLKTVPELHSSITEFKPKPPGREGESSSNLLTLAVDSGSLLTLAIQECYRTMDSGKTAMPMVLVNLFRTTFPRFAEQGEQGMYMQQDASECWNELTRLLMQEVPSKDAEKTDKKFSSSLIDQYFSGEYSCEWKCIESEEEGVTHNTDKFQQLMCHINQDVKYLHTGLTAKMEEHIEKRSPVLDRDAKYVKKSKISRLPAYLTVVMVRFFYKEKGAVNAKILKDVKFPMNLDVYELCSPELQKKLQPIREKYKDMDDRKLEEDKAKRRGKPISEDKKPKTKKLPYSFEDDLGSNNSGYYQLQAVLTHQGRSSSSGHYVSWVRWRGDEWLKCDDDDVTPVTEEEILRLSGGGDWHCAYILLYGPRVLEILDEDEKQPAAEEVKMETE